From the genome of Pseudonocardia sp. EC080619-01:
TCCGCCTCCCAGCGCCGCCGCCTCGGCGGCCAGGTCCCGGATCCGGCCGAAGTCCCCCGCCGCGACCAGGTCGGCCGGGGTCAGCCATGACCCGCCCACGCAGGACACGTTCGGCAGCGCCAGGTAGTCCGGCGCCGACGCGGGGGTGATCCCGCCGGTCGGGCAGAACCGCAGGTCCGGCAGCGGGCCGGCGACCGACTTCAGGAACGGGCGCCCGCCCGCCGCCTCGGCCGGGAAGAACTTCATCGCGGTGTGCCCGCGCTCGGCGACCGCGAGCATCTCCGAGATCGACGACGTCCCGGGCAGCAGGTCCAGCCCGGAGTCCTCCATCGCGTC
Proteins encoded in this window:
- the eda gene encoding bifunctional 4-hydroxy-2-oxoglutarate aldolase/2-dehydro-3-deoxy-phosphogluconate aldolase; translation: MSEKLLELAPVVPVVVLDDAGAAVPLARALVDGGLPVIEVTLRTPAATEAVRRIAAEVPGAVVGTGTVRTPADVTASVAAGARFLVSPGATPRLLDAMEDSGLDLLPGTSSISEMLAVAERGHTAMKFFPAEAAGGRPFLKSVAGPLPDLRFCPTGGITPASAPDYLALPNVSCVGGSWLTPADLVAAGDFGRIRDLAAEAAALGGGR